In Struthio camelus isolate bStrCam1 chromosome 4, bStrCam1.hap1, whole genome shotgun sequence, a genomic segment contains:
- the PURG gene encoding purine-rich element-binding protein gamma isoform X4, with product MERGRGGGGRNLGGSGLHRSIYSQSQQQYHYPASSQGGCMEIQELASKRVDIQKKRFYLDVKQSSRGRFLKIAEVWIGRGRQDNIRKSKLTLSLSVAAELKDCLGDFIEHYAHLGLKGSHGHRHEHSNGKEQHLRRRQQHPPPSPPVSVGSEEHPHSVLKTEYIERDNRKYYLDLKENQRGRFLRIRQTMSRGPGMIGYFGHSLGQEQTIVLPAQGMIEFRDALVQLIEEYGEGDIEDRRGGGDEPPELPEGTSFRVDNKRFYFDVGSNRLFLMSPSPS from the exons atggaaagagggagaggaggaggaggaaggaacctGGGAGGCTCGGGCCTGCACAGGAGCATTTATTCCCAGTCTCAGCAGCAGTACCACTACCCGGCCTCCTCTCAGGGGGGCTGCATGGAAATCCAGGAGCTGGCCTCCAAGAGGGTGGACATCCAGAAGAAGCGATTTTATCTGGATGTGAAGCAGAGCTCCCGAGGCCGCTTCCTGAAGATAGCGGAGGTCTGGATCGGAAGAGGCCGGCAAGACAACATCAGGAAAAGCAAGCTGACGCTCTCCTTGTCCGTGGCTGCCGAGCTGAAGGACTGTCTAGGGGACTTCATCGAGCACTACGCCCACCTGGGCCTGAAGGGCAGCCACGGCCACCGGCACGAGCACAGCAATGGCAAAGAGCAGCACCTGAgacggcggcagcagcaccctccgccttcgcctccgGTATCCGTGGGCTCTGAGGAGCACCCGCACAGCGTTCTCAAGACGGAGTACATCGAGCGGGACAACAGGAAGTATTACCTGGATCTGAAGGAGAATCAGCGAGGGCGCTTCTTACGCATTAGGCAAACCATGAGTCGAGGACCCGGCATGATCGGCTACTTTGGCCACAGTTTGGGGCAGGAACAGACTATCGTCCTTCCGGCGCAAGGGATGATCGAGTTCAGGGATGCTTTGGTCCAGCTGATTGAAGAGTACGGCGAGGGGGACATAGAGGACCGCCGAGGGGGAGGTGATGAGCCCCCGGAGCTCCCCGAGGGCACCTCCTTCCGAGTGGACAACAAGCGGTTCTACTTTGATGTGGGATCCAACAG ACTCTTTCTGATGAGTCCATCTCCTTCCTGA
- the PURG gene encoding purine-rich element-binding protein gamma isoform X2 has protein sequence MERGRGGGGRNLGGSGLHRSIYSQSQQQYHYPASSQGGCMEIQELASKRVDIQKKRFYLDVKQSSRGRFLKIAEVWIGRGRQDNIRKSKLTLSLSVAAELKDCLGDFIEHYAHLGLKGSHGHRHEHSNGKEQHLRRRQQHPPPSPPVSVGSEEHPHSVLKTEYIERDNRKYYLDLKENQRGRFLRIRQTMSRGPGMIGYFGHSLGQEQTIVLPAQGMIEFRDALVQLIEEYGEGDIEDRRGGGDEPPELPEGTSFRVDNKRFYFDVGSNRYGIFLKVSEVRPPYRNTITVPYKAWTRFGENFIKYEEEMRRIYNSHKEKRMDVRGDSGEEQEGLE, from the coding sequence atggaaagagggagaggaggaggaggaaggaacctGGGAGGCTCGGGCCTGCACAGGAGCATTTATTCCCAGTCTCAGCAGCAGTACCACTACCCGGCCTCCTCTCAGGGGGGCTGCATGGAAATCCAGGAGCTGGCCTCCAAGAGGGTGGACATCCAGAAGAAGCGATTTTATCTGGATGTGAAGCAGAGCTCCCGAGGCCGCTTCCTGAAGATAGCGGAGGTCTGGATCGGAAGAGGCCGGCAAGACAACATCAGGAAAAGCAAGCTGACGCTCTCCTTGTCCGTGGCTGCCGAGCTGAAGGACTGTCTAGGGGACTTCATCGAGCACTACGCCCACCTGGGCCTGAAGGGCAGCCACGGCCACCGGCACGAGCACAGCAATGGCAAAGAGCAGCACCTGAgacggcggcagcagcaccctccgccttcgcctccgGTATCCGTGGGCTCTGAGGAGCACCCGCACAGCGTTCTCAAGACGGAGTACATCGAGCGGGACAACAGGAAGTATTACCTGGATCTGAAGGAGAATCAGCGAGGGCGCTTCTTACGCATTAGGCAAACCATGAGTCGAGGACCCGGCATGATCGGCTACTTTGGCCACAGTTTGGGGCAGGAACAGACTATCGTCCTTCCGGCGCAAGGGATGATCGAGTTCAGGGATGCTTTGGTCCAGCTGATTGAAGAGTACGGCGAGGGGGACATAGAGGACCGCCGAGGGGGAGGTGATGAGCCCCCGGAGCTCCCCGAGGGCACCTCCTTCCGAGTGGACAACAAGCGGTTCTACTTTGATGTGGGATCCAACAGGTATGGCATTTTTCTGAAGGTAAGTGAGGTGAGGCCACCGTACCGTAACACCATCACTGTTCCGTACAAAGCATGGACAAGGTTTGGGGAGAATTTTATCAAGTATGAAGAAGAGATGAGGAGGATTTACAACAgccataaagaaaaaagaatggatgTCAGAGGGGACAGTGGTGAAGAGCAAGAGGGTCTCGAATAG
- the PURG gene encoding purine-rich element-binding protein gamma isoform X5 produces the protein MERGRGGGGRNLGGSGLHRSIYSQSQQQYHYPASSQGGCMEIQELASKRVDIQKKRFYLDVKQSSRGRFLKIAEVWIGRGRQDNIRKSKLTLSLSVAAELKDCLGDFIEHYAHLGLKGSHGHRHEHSNGKEQHLRRRQQHPPPSPPVSVGSEEHPHSVLKTEYIERDNRKYYLDLKENQRGRFLRIRQTMSRGPGMIGYFGHSLGQEQTIVLPAQGMIEFRDALVQLIEEYGEGDIEDRRGGGDEPPELPEGTSFRVDNKRFYFDVGSNRNRL, from the exons atggaaagagggagaggaggaggaggaaggaacctGGGAGGCTCGGGCCTGCACAGGAGCATTTATTCCCAGTCTCAGCAGCAGTACCACTACCCGGCCTCCTCTCAGGGGGGCTGCATGGAAATCCAGGAGCTGGCCTCCAAGAGGGTGGACATCCAGAAGAAGCGATTTTATCTGGATGTGAAGCAGAGCTCCCGAGGCCGCTTCCTGAAGATAGCGGAGGTCTGGATCGGAAGAGGCCGGCAAGACAACATCAGGAAAAGCAAGCTGACGCTCTCCTTGTCCGTGGCTGCCGAGCTGAAGGACTGTCTAGGGGACTTCATCGAGCACTACGCCCACCTGGGCCTGAAGGGCAGCCACGGCCACCGGCACGAGCACAGCAATGGCAAAGAGCAGCACCTGAgacggcggcagcagcaccctccgccttcgcctccgGTATCCGTGGGCTCTGAGGAGCACCCGCACAGCGTTCTCAAGACGGAGTACATCGAGCGGGACAACAGGAAGTATTACCTGGATCTGAAGGAGAATCAGCGAGGGCGCTTCTTACGCATTAGGCAAACCATGAGTCGAGGACCCGGCATGATCGGCTACTTTGGCCACAGTTTGGGGCAGGAACAGACTATCGTCCTTCCGGCGCAAGGGATGATCGAGTTCAGGGATGCTTTGGTCCAGCTGATTGAAGAGTACGGCGAGGGGGACATAGAGGACCGCCGAGGGGGAGGTGATGAGCCCCCGGAGCTCCCCGAGGGCACCTCCTTCCGAGTGGACAACAAGCGGTTCTACTTTGATGTGGGATCCAACAG AAATAGGCTGTAG
- the PURG gene encoding purine-rich element-binding protein gamma isoform X3, whose product MERGRGGGGRNLGGSGLHRSIYSQSQQQYHYPASSQGGCMEIQELASKRVDIQKKRFYLDVKQSSRGRFLKIAEVWIGRGRQDNIRKSKLTLSLSVAAELKDCLGDFIEHYAHLGLKGSHGHRHEHSNGKEQHLRRRQQHPPPSPPVSVGSEEHPHSVLKTEYIERDNRKYYLDLKENQRGRFLRIRQTMSRGPGMIGYFGHSLGQEQTIVLPAQGMIEFRDALVQLIEEYGEGDIEDRRGGGDEPPELPEGTSFRVDNKRFYFDVGSNRFVNTPKIFIAMIKTDICSRTEPPLRTVCSLRCQ is encoded by the exons atggaaagagggagaggaggaggaggaaggaacctGGGAGGCTCGGGCCTGCACAGGAGCATTTATTCCCAGTCTCAGCAGCAGTACCACTACCCGGCCTCCTCTCAGGGGGGCTGCATGGAAATCCAGGAGCTGGCCTCCAAGAGGGTGGACATCCAGAAGAAGCGATTTTATCTGGATGTGAAGCAGAGCTCCCGAGGCCGCTTCCTGAAGATAGCGGAGGTCTGGATCGGAAGAGGCCGGCAAGACAACATCAGGAAAAGCAAGCTGACGCTCTCCTTGTCCGTGGCTGCCGAGCTGAAGGACTGTCTAGGGGACTTCATCGAGCACTACGCCCACCTGGGCCTGAAGGGCAGCCACGGCCACCGGCACGAGCACAGCAATGGCAAAGAGCAGCACCTGAgacggcggcagcagcaccctccgccttcgcctccgGTATCCGTGGGCTCTGAGGAGCACCCGCACAGCGTTCTCAAGACGGAGTACATCGAGCGGGACAACAGGAAGTATTACCTGGATCTGAAGGAGAATCAGCGAGGGCGCTTCTTACGCATTAGGCAAACCATGAGTCGAGGACCCGGCATGATCGGCTACTTTGGCCACAGTTTGGGGCAGGAACAGACTATCGTCCTTCCGGCGCAAGGGATGATCGAGTTCAGGGATGCTTTGGTCCAGCTGATTGAAGAGTACGGCGAGGGGGACATAGAGGACCGCCGAGGGGGAGGTGATGAGCCCCCGGAGCTCCCCGAGGGCACCTCCTTCCGAGTGGACAACAAGCGGTTCTACTTTGATGTGGGATCCAACAG atttgTGAATACTCCCAAGATTTTTATAGCAATGATCAAAACAGATATTTGCAGCAGAACTGAACCGCCTCTGAGGACAGTCTGTTCGTTGAGGTGCCAGTAA
- the PURG gene encoding purine-rich element-binding protein gamma isoform X6, producing MERGRGGGGRNLGGSGLHRSIYSQSQQQYHYPASSQGGCMEIQELASKRVDIQKKRFYLDVKQSSRGRFLKIAEVWIGRGRQDNIRKSKLTLSLSVAAELKDCLGDFIEHYAHLGLKGSHGHRHEHSNGKEQHLRRRQQHPPPSPPVSVGSEEHPHSVLKTEYIERDNRKYYLDLKENQRGRFLRIRQTMSRGPGMIGYFGHSLGQEQTIVLPAQGMIEFRDALVQLIEEYGEGDIEDRRGGGDEPPELPEGTSFRVDNKRFYFDVGSNR from the exons atggaaagagggagaggaggaggaggaaggaacctGGGAGGCTCGGGCCTGCACAGGAGCATTTATTCCCAGTCTCAGCAGCAGTACCACTACCCGGCCTCCTCTCAGGGGGGCTGCATGGAAATCCAGGAGCTGGCCTCCAAGAGGGTGGACATCCAGAAGAAGCGATTTTATCTGGATGTGAAGCAGAGCTCCCGAGGCCGCTTCCTGAAGATAGCGGAGGTCTGGATCGGAAGAGGCCGGCAAGACAACATCAGGAAAAGCAAGCTGACGCTCTCCTTGTCCGTGGCTGCCGAGCTGAAGGACTGTCTAGGGGACTTCATCGAGCACTACGCCCACCTGGGCCTGAAGGGCAGCCACGGCCACCGGCACGAGCACAGCAATGGCAAAGAGCAGCACCTGAgacggcggcagcagcaccctccgccttcgcctccgGTATCCGTGGGCTCTGAGGAGCACCCGCACAGCGTTCTCAAGACGGAGTACATCGAGCGGGACAACAGGAAGTATTACCTGGATCTGAAGGAGAATCAGCGAGGGCGCTTCTTACGCATTAGGCAAACCATGAGTCGAGGACCCGGCATGATCGGCTACTTTGGCCACAGTTTGGGGCAGGAACAGACTATCGTCCTTCCGGCGCAAGGGATGATCGAGTTCAGGGATGCTTTGGTCCAGCTGATTGAAGAGTACGGCGAGGGGGACATAGAGGACCGCCGAGGGGGAGGTGATGAGCCCCCGGAGCTCCCCGAGGGCACCTCCTTCCGAGTGGACAACAAGCGGTTCTACTTTGATGTGGGATCCAACAG ATGA